One region of Flavobacterium sp. KACC 22763 genomic DNA includes:
- a CDS encoding DNA/RNA non-specific endonuclease, with amino-acid sequence MKGCLGLVLLSFVLLSCKKENTEIKEEVNSNEVVSFKENSTHKDSLYTVAYLPTSTTKQIVKHQYYTLSYNEKFEQAEWVAYELKKEYLKNNDYKRPYFIEDPKVTTGSADWRNYKKSGYDKGHLCPAGDMEFSKEAYNDTFYTSNISPQKKEFNAGIWNRIEQKTRYWAGKYNDIYVVTGGIAKDSDKKIGTEKVAVPKYFYKIVLAKSGKEHKAIAFLVPNEKSDKSIYDFVVPIETLEKMTGIDFFPNLKNLKNSKDF; translated from the coding sequence ATGAAAGGTTGTTTAGGTTTGGTTTTGCTGAGTTTTGTATTACTGTCGTGTAAAAAAGAAAATACGGAAATTAAGGAAGAGGTAAATAGTAATGAAGTGGTTTCTTTTAAAGAAAATTCGACTCACAAAGATTCTTTATACACAGTTGCTTATCTCCCAACTTCAACAACTAAACAAATTGTAAAACACCAGTATTACACACTTTCTTATAATGAAAAGTTTGAACAGGCAGAATGGGTGGCTTACGAATTGAAAAAAGAATATTTAAAAAATAATGATTACAAAAGACCTTACTTTATAGAAGATCCAAAAGTAACGACAGGCTCAGCCGATTGGAGAAATTATAAAAAATCAGGTTACGATAAAGGCCATCTTTGTCCTGCAGGAGATATGGAGTTTAGTAAAGAGGCATATAATGATACTTTTTATACGTCGAATATTTCTCCCCAGAAAAAAGAATTTAATGCCGGAATTTGGAATAGAATAGAGCAGAAGACGCGCTATTGGGCAGGAAAATACAATGATATTTACGTAGTAACTGGAGGAATTGCGAAAGATTCTGATAAAAAAATTGGAACAGAGAAAGTTGCGGTTCCTAAATATTTTTATAAAATTGTTTTAGCTAAATCTGGCAAAGAACACAAAGCAATTGCTTTCTTGGTTCCAAACGAAAAAAGTGATAAATCCATCTATGATTTTGTTGTTCCAATCGAAACTTTAGAAAAAATGACTGGAATTGATTTCTTCCCAAATCTTAAAAACTTAAAAAACAGTAAGGATTTTTAA
- the surE gene encoding 5'/3'-nucleotidase SurE, producing the protein MKAEKPLILVTNDDGILAPGIRALISVMETIGDVIVVAPDKPQSAMGHAITVNNTLFIDKISKDDDTIAEYSCSGTPVDCVKLAVNEILKRKPDLCVSGINHGSNSSINVIYSGTMSAAVEAGIEGIQAIGFSLLDFDWNADFEPIKSFVKKIALETLANKLPPGVVLNVNFPKLKESEIKGIKVCRQAKAYYAQKFDKRQTPFGKDYYWLAGKFVNEDKGEDTDEWALANGYISVVPVQFDLTAHHSIQQLNTWKLND; encoded by the coding sequence ATGAAAGCTGAGAAACCACTAATATTAGTAACAAACGATGATGGTATTTTGGCACCTGGAATTAGAGCCCTTATTAGCGTTATGGAAACCATAGGCGATGTCATTGTTGTTGCGCCAGACAAACCTCAAAGCGCAATGGGACACGCAATCACTGTCAACAATACTTTATTTATAGATAAAATTTCAAAAGATGATGACACAATTGCAGAGTACAGCTGTTCTGGAACTCCTGTTGATTGTGTAAAACTGGCAGTAAACGAAATCTTGAAACGTAAACCTGACTTATGCGTTTCGGGAATAAATCACGGATCAAACTCTTCTATCAACGTAATTTATTCAGGAACCATGAGCGCGGCTGTCGAAGCTGGTATAGAAGGCATTCAGGCAATCGGATTCTCTCTTTTGGATTTTGATTGGAATGCTGATTTTGAACCGATCAAGTCTTTCGTAAAAAAAATTGCTTTAGAAACTCTAGCCAACAAACTGCCTCCAGGAGTAGTTTTAAATGTCAACTTTCCAAAATTAAAGGAATCTGAAATTAAAGGAATTAAAGTTTGTCGTCAAGCGAAAGCGTATTATGCACAGAAATTTGACAAAAGACAAACTCCTTTCGGAAAAGATTATTACTGGCTCGCGGGTAAATTTGTAAACGAAGATAAAGGCGAAGATACCGACGAATGGGCTTTGGCAAACGGATACATTTCGGTAGTTCCTGTACAATTTGACCTGACTGCCCACCACTCTATTCAGCAACTTAATACTTGGAAATTAAATGACTAA
- the lpxB gene encoding lipid-A-disaccharide synthase → MKYYIIAGEASGDLHGSNLMKALYVEDPEAEIRFWGGDLMQKAGGTLVKHYRDLAFMGFIEVVFNLKTILNNIKICKKDITEFKPDVIIFIDYPGFNMRIAKWAKELGYKTHYYISPQIWAWKENRIKAIKQDVDKMYVILPFEKSFYEDKHHFPVDFVGHPLIDAIQNQPAFDEALFRKENNLGEKPIIAVLPGSRKQEITKMLSVMLSVVDDFQDYEFVIAGAPSQEYEFYQQFLKNKNIAFISNKTYDLLRSSTAALVTSGTATLETALFKVPEVVCYKGSEVSYQIAKRIITLKYISLVNLIMDQEVVTELIQGDCNKKRIKEELQKLLEPGHRNKVLQNYDILEQKLGGVGASKNTAKLIVADLKQTN, encoded by the coding sequence ATGAAATATTACATAATTGCAGGAGAAGCCTCTGGAGATTTACATGGTTCAAACTTAATGAAGGCATTATATGTTGAAGATCCAGAAGCAGAAATTAGATTTTGGGGTGGAGACTTAATGCAGAAAGCAGGTGGAACTCTGGTAAAACATTATCGCGATCTAGCTTTTATGGGCTTTATTGAAGTGGTTTTCAATTTAAAAACCATTTTAAACAATATTAAAATCTGTAAAAAAGACATCACAGAATTTAAACCAGACGTGATTATTTTTATTGATTATCCGGGTTTTAATATGCGAATTGCAAAATGGGCTAAAGAATTGGGCTATAAAACACACTATTATATTTCTCCTCAAATTTGGGCTTGGAAAGAAAACAGAATTAAAGCTATCAAACAAGACGTTGATAAAATGTATGTGATTTTGCCTTTTGAGAAAAGTTTCTACGAAGACAAACATCATTTCCCTGTAGATTTTGTTGGACATCCGCTTATTGATGCGATTCAGAATCAGCCTGCTTTTGATGAAGCTTTGTTTAGAAAAGAAAATAATCTAGGAGAAAAACCAATCATTGCAGTTCTTCCTGGAAGCCGTAAACAGGAAATCACCAAAATGTTGAGCGTGATGCTGAGCGTTGTGGATGATTTTCAGGATTACGAATTTGTTATTGCTGGCGCTCCAAGTCAGGAATACGAATTTTATCAGCAATTTTTAAAAAACAAAAACATTGCATTTATTTCAAATAAAACGTACGATTTGCTTCGTTCTTCGACAGCTGCATTAGTAACTTCTGGAACTGCCACTCTTGAAACAGCGCTTTTTAAAGTACCTGAAGTGGTTTGCTATAAAGGAAGCGAAGTTTCATATCAAATTGCAAAAAGAATTATCACTTTAAAATATATTTCTCTTGTCAATTTGATTATGGATCAGGAAGTTGTGACTGAATTGATTCAAGGAGATTGCAACAAAAAACGAATCAAAGAAGAGCTTCAAAAATTATTAGAGCCTGGTCATCGCAATAAAGTGCTACAAAATTACGATATATTAGAACAAAAATTGGGCGGAGTTGGTGCAAGTAAGAACACTGCAAAACTCATTGTTGCCGATTTAAAACAAACTAATTAA
- a CDS encoding sigma-70 family RNA polymerase sigma factor — translation MRQLKITKQVTNRETASLDKYLQEIGKVDLITADEEVELAQRIKAGDQRALEKLTKANLRFVVSVAKQYQNQGLTLPDLINEGNLGLIKAAQRFDETRGFKFISYAVWWIRQSILQALAEQSRIVRLPLNKIGSINKINKMYALLEQSNERPPSAEEIAKELDMTVNDVKESMKNSGRHLSMDAPLVEGEDSNLYDVLRSGESPNPDRELIHESLRTEIERSLETLTPREADVVRLYFGLGDQHPMTLEEIGETFDLTRERVRQIKEKAIRRLKHTSRSKILKTYLG, via the coding sequence ATGAGACAACTTAAAATCACCAAGCAGGTAACTAATCGTGAAACTGCATCGTTAGATAAATATCTACAAGAAATTGGAAAAGTTGACCTAATTACCGCTGATGAAGAGGTAGAATTAGCACAAAGAATAAAGGCTGGTGATCAAAGAGCTTTAGAAAAACTAACAAAAGCCAACCTACGTTTCGTAGTATCTGTGGCTAAACAATATCAAAATCAAGGATTAACTCTTCCTGACTTAATTAATGAAGGAAACTTAGGTTTAATTAAAGCGGCTCAACGTTTTGATGAAACTCGTGGTTTTAAATTCATTTCTTACGCTGTATGGTGGATTCGTCAATCGATTCTTCAAGCTTTAGCTGAACAATCTCGTATTGTACGTTTACCATTAAATAAAATTGGTTCTATCAATAAAATCAACAAAATGTACGCTTTATTAGAGCAATCTAACGAGCGTCCGCCTTCTGCTGAGGAAATTGCAAAAGAACTTGACATGACTGTAAACGACGTAAAAGAGTCTATGAAAAACTCTGGACGTCACCTATCTATGGATGCACCTCTTGTTGAAGGTGAAGATTCTAACCTTTATGACGTATTACGTTCTGGCGAATCTCCAAATCCAGATAGAGAATTAATTCACGAATCTCTTCGTACTGAAATCGAACGTTCTTTAGAAACATTAACTCCAAGAGAGGCAGATGTTGTTCGTTTGTATTTTGGACTTGGTGACCAACACCCAATGACTCTTGAAGAAATTGGTGAGACTTTCGACCTAACTCGTGAGCGTGTTCGTCAGATTAAAGAAAAAGCAATCCGCAGATTGAAACACACTTCTAGAAGTAAAATCCTTAAAACTTATTTAGGATAA
- a CDS encoding carboxy terminal-processing peptidase — MNAIIKFMKRNYKILIAVLCLSLTLFAFKMNADRTIDPDPNRDKTLLELLAFVIEKGHYSPAEINDEFSKGIFKDYIDALDPSKRFFLQSDIDEFKQYELMLDDQFLNKDITFFNLTYTRLMKRMEESKKRYKTILAQPFNYNVDENFDADYEKMPYAKNLNEINERWRKQIKLSTLSSLVTKQKIEEEKKKKDPAYKEKSFETLEKETRESSLKSLDDNFSVIKDLNREYWFSVYLNSIMARFDPHTSYFAPEEKDRFDVNISGKLEGIGARLTKKNDFTQIDELISGGPAWKGKQLEAGDLILKVAQGNEEPVDVVGMRLDDVVKKIKGHKGTEVKLTVKKVDGSIKVISIIRDVVEIEETYAKSSVVEKNGLKYGVIYLPKFYIDFENKDGRDAGKDIAREVERLKQANVNGIVLDVRDDGGGSLSTVVDIAGLFIEDGPIVQVKSAGKKKEVLYDKDKKIEWDGPLVIMVNSFSASASEILAAAIQDYKRGIIIGSKQTYGKGTVQNVLDLNQFVRNANYGDLGALKITGQKFYRINGGSTQLEGVHSDVVMPDRYAYLKMGERDIDNAMPWDKIDPADYSTWNSTENFNKAIMNSKNRIAQNPQFKLIDDNAKWIDVKNKENVYSLNIKSFKETQEQVENEGKKYKPISDYKNDLIFKSLPYEDEEMKADASLKEKRDAWHQALSKDVYVEEALNVLDDLQTKSLVKNTVNPKMKKDKLVKS; from the coding sequence ATGAATGCTATTATAAAGTTTATGAAAAGAAATTATAAGATACTCATAGCCGTATTGTGCTTATCGCTTACATTATTTGCATTTAAGATGAATGCCGATAGGACAATCGACCCAGATCCGAACAGAGATAAGACACTTTTAGAATTACTAGCATTTGTTATTGAAAAAGGGCATTATAGTCCAGCGGAAATAAATGATGAGTTTTCAAAAGGTATTTTCAAGGATTACATCGATGCTTTAGACCCATCAAAAAGATTCTTCCTTCAATCAGATATTGACGAATTTAAGCAGTATGAATTAATGCTTGATGATCAGTTTTTGAATAAAGATATTACTTTCTTTAACCTTACTTATACAAGGTTGATGAAGCGTATGGAAGAAAGTAAAAAACGTTACAAAACGATTTTGGCTCAGCCATTTAACTACAATGTAGATGAGAATTTTGATGCGGATTATGAGAAAATGCCGTACGCAAAAAACTTAAATGAGATTAATGAAAGATGGAGAAAACAAATCAAATTGTCGACTCTTTCTTCTTTAGTTACAAAACAAAAAATTGAAGAAGAAAAGAAGAAAAAAGATCCGGCTTACAAAGAAAAATCTTTTGAAACTTTAGAAAAAGAAACACGCGAAAGTTCTTTAAAATCTCTAGATGATAATTTTAGCGTAATTAAAGATTTGAATAGAGAATACTGGTTTTCAGTGTATTTGAATTCTATTATGGCTCGTTTTGATCCGCATACAAGCTATTTTGCACCAGAAGAAAAAGATCGTTTTGATGTAAATATCAGTGGAAAACTAGAAGGTATTGGAGCTCGTTTGACTAAGAAAAACGACTTTACTCAAATTGATGAATTAATTTCTGGAGGTCCAGCTTGGAAAGGAAAACAACTAGAAGCAGGAGATTTAATCCTAAAAGTTGCTCAAGGAAATGAGGAACCAGTTGACGTTGTGGGTATGCGTTTGGATGATGTTGTGAAGAAAATTAAAGGACACAAAGGAACTGAAGTAAAACTGACGGTTAAAAAAGTAGATGGTTCTATCAAAGTAATTTCTATCATTCGTGATGTTGTAGAAATTGAAGAAACATACGCTAAATCTAGTGTGGTTGAGAAAAACGGTTTGAAATATGGAGTAATTTATCTTCCGAAATTCTATATCGACTTTGAAAATAAAGACGGTCGTGATGCCGGAAAAGATATTGCACGCGAGGTAGAAAGATTGAAACAAGCAAACGTTAATGGTATTGTTTTAGACGTTCGTGATGACGGTGGAGGATCTCTTTCTACAGTAGTTGACATTGCTGGTTTATTTATTGAAGACGGACCAATCGTTCAGGTAAAATCTGCAGGTAAAAAGAAAGAAGTTTTATATGATAAAGATAAAAAAATCGAATGGGATGGTCCATTGGTTATCATGGTAAACAGTTTTTCCGCTTCGGCTTCTGAGATTTTGGCAGCTGCAATTCAGGATTACAAACGCGGTATTATTATCGGAAGTAAGCAAACTTACGGAAAAGGTACTGTACAGAATGTATTAGATTTGAATCAGTTTGTTCGTAATGCAAATTATGGAGATCTTGGAGCATTGAAAATTACAGGACAGAAATTCTATAGAATTAACGGTGGTTCGACTCAGCTAGAAGGTGTTCATAGTGATGTGGTAATGCCAGATCGTTATGCTTACCTAAAAATGGGTGAGAGAGATATTGATAATGCAATGCCGTGGGATAAAATTGATCCAGCAGATTATAGCACTTGGAATTCAACTGAGAATTTCAATAAAGCAATCATGAATAGTAAAAACAGAATCGCTCAAAATCCTCAATTTAAATTAATTGATGATAATGCGAAATGGATTGATGTTAAGAACAAAGAAAATGTTTACAGCTTGAATATTAAGAGTTTTAAAGAAACTCAAGAACAAGTTGAAAACGAAGGAAAAAAATATAAACCAATTTCTGATTACAAAAACGATCTGATTTTTAAATCGCTTCCGTATGAAGATGAAGAAATGAAAGCAGATGCTTCTTTAAAAGAGAAAAGAGATGCATGGCACCAAGCATTATCTAAAGATGTGTATGTAGAAGAGGCTTTAAATGTATTGGATGATTTGCAAACAAAAAGTTTGGTAAAAAATACAGTTAATCCTAAAATGAAAAAGGATAAACTAGTGAAGTCTTAA
- the rpe gene encoding ribulose-phosphate 3-epimerase, which yields MKNTLIAPSVLAADFGNLQRDSEMINNSQADWFHIDIMDGVFVPNISFGMPVLEAISKHAKKYIDVHLMIIDPDRYIKTFADLGANGLTVHYEACTHLHRTLQAIKAEGMKAGVAMNPHTNVDLLEDVINDIDVVCIMSVNPGFGGQSFIENTYDKVKKLKALITRKNASTLIEIDGGVTSKNAKQLVEAGADVLVAGSFVFKAENPTETIADLKSLTAF from the coding sequence ATGAAAAACACACTTATTGCTCCTTCAGTTCTTGCTGCCGATTTTGGTAATTTACAGCGCGATTCAGAAATGATTAACAATAGTCAGGCAGATTGGTTTCATATTGATATTATGGATGGCGTTTTTGTTCCAAATATCTCTTTCGGAATGCCAGTTTTAGAAGCAATTTCAAAACATGCCAAAAAATATATCGATGTACATTTAATGATTATCGATCCAGATCGTTACATTAAAACTTTTGCAGATTTAGGCGCAAATGGTTTAACCGTACATTACGAAGCTTGTACACATTTACACAGAACACTACAAGCAATTAAAGCAGAAGGAATGAAAGCTGGAGTTGCCATGAATCCTCATACCAATGTTGACTTATTAGAAGACGTTATTAATGACATCGACGTAGTTTGCATAATGAGCGTAAATCCAGGATTTGGCGGACAATCATTCATTGAAAATACTTACGACAAAGTAAAGAAACTAAAAGCACTGATAACACGCAAAAACGCTTCAACACTAATAGAGATTGATGGAGGTGTGACCAGCAAAAATGCTAAACAATTAGTAGAAGCTGGCGCAGATGTTTTAGTAGCCGGAAGCTTTGTTTTTAAAGCCGAAAACCCAACAGAAACCATAGCTGATTTAAAAAGTCTTACTGCTTTTTAA
- a CDS encoding C40 family peptidase yields the protein MKRILLFLLLAIAFTSCKSTSSVVTKNESKKENKVLANNLVEKATDNIGVRYKAGGTTKNGFDCSGLVYSTFESESINLPRSSYEQAKIGKVVPLNDAKKGDLIFFKTNKSRQINHVGLITEVNSDEVKFVHSSTSKGVIISSTKEPYYKNSFEQVNRVLP from the coding sequence TTGAAAAGAATACTCCTTTTTCTCCTTTTAGCAATTGCTTTTACTTCTTGTAAATCAACCTCTTCGGTCGTAACCAAAAATGAATCAAAAAAAGAAAACAAAGTTTTAGCAAATAATCTGGTAGAAAAAGCGACCGATAACATTGGCGTTCGTTACAAAGCTGGAGGAACTACAAAAAATGGATTTGATTGTTCTGGATTAGTCTATAGTACTTTTGAAAGCGAAAGTATCAATCTTCCTAGAAGTTCTTATGAGCAGGCAAAAATTGGCAAAGTAGTTCCGTTAAATGATGCCAAAAAAGGTGATTTAATTTTCTTTAAAACCAACAAAAGCCGACAGATTAATCATGTTGGATTAATTACAGAAGTCAATTCTGATGAAGTAAAATTTGTGCATTCCTCAACCTCAAAAGGAGTAATTATTTCTTCTACTAAAGAACCTTATTACAAAAACTCTTTTGAACAAGTAAACAGAGTCCTTCCGTAA
- a CDS encoding ComEC/Rec2 family competence protein, with the protein MKVLDFPLVKITVAFVLGIIASYYLHFSISLITLSVSISFIGFCGAFFWNLKPNKKTILLGSLSYIVSFCIGALTLLCHTQNLQKSNYAHCQTAFKNPQTVTLILREKLKSNDYSDRYIGLVKTISGKAYTGKIIVNIQKDSSQNRLIIGNSIKLETVLQQNNPSKNPNQFDYSRYLADKQIYAQIYCQKKDILVSKNIQKDIWYYCAKLHSRIISNLEKSKFNKAEMNVALALILGQQQEISQDIIQDYQYSGATHILSVSGLHVGFIMLFITFILKPIPNTKKGSFFKLTSILISLAGFAVISGLSPSVLRSVVMFSFVAIGSHLRRNGNIYHTLLVSILLILLFEPYFLFDVGFQLSYIALFFILWLHPILKNIYKPKNKLTVYIWEALTVSFAAQIGTLPLCLYYFHQFPGLFFVTNIIILPVLSFIMIAGIVVMIIAIFTSPPLFITMIFEKSIYFLNLMIHIVASVDSFVIRDISFNFYHLWAFSLFIIGTIIWIKKPSFNKLTLIFTSIILIQISFILTKVETEKKEELIVYNEKSNTLISERSGRNITLYTRDTIQKDINKRNINSYLVGNSINLTKIQEIKNVLYFKNTKILIIDSTKTFSEKIQPDILILTQTSKINLDRVLENIHPKIVIADGSNSNSIQKYWKKSCLKKNIPFHSTKEKGYYQF; encoded by the coding sequence ATGAAAGTATTAGATTTTCCGTTAGTAAAAATTACAGTTGCCTTTGTACTCGGCATAATTGCTTCTTATTATCTCCATTTTTCCATTTCTCTGATCACTTTATCAGTTTCAATTAGTTTTATAGGATTTTGCGGAGCTTTCTTTTGGAATTTAAAACCTAATAAAAAAACGATATTGCTCGGAAGCTTGAGTTACATTGTATCTTTCTGTATTGGCGCACTAACACTTCTATGCCATACCCAAAACCTTCAAAAAAGCAATTACGCACATTGCCAGACAGCTTTTAAAAACCCTCAAACCGTAACATTAATTTTAAGAGAAAAACTAAAAAGTAACGATTACAGTGATCGCTACATTGGTCTTGTAAAAACAATATCAGGAAAAGCCTATACTGGAAAAATAATTGTAAATATTCAGAAAGACAGCTCTCAAAATCGTTTAATAATAGGAAATAGTATTAAACTTGAAACTGTACTTCAGCAAAATAATCCCAGTAAAAATCCTAATCAATTTGATTACAGCAGGTATTTGGCCGACAAACAAATTTATGCACAGATCTATTGTCAGAAGAAAGATATTCTGGTTAGCAAAAATATTCAAAAAGACATTTGGTATTATTGCGCCAAACTGCATTCCAGAATAATTTCCAATCTCGAAAAATCAAAATTCAATAAAGCAGAAATGAATGTTGCTCTGGCTTTAATTTTAGGGCAGCAACAGGAGATTTCACAAGATATTATTCAGGATTATCAATATTCTGGCGCAACGCATATATTATCTGTTTCAGGGCTGCATGTGGGCTTTATAATGCTTTTCATCACTTTTATTCTCAAACCTATTCCAAACACAAAAAAGGGTTCCTTTTTTAAACTAACTTCAATTCTAATTTCTTTAGCTGGTTTTGCCGTAATTTCGGGCTTATCTCCTTCGGTTCTGAGATCTGTAGTGATGTTCTCATTTGTTGCAATTGGGAGTCATTTACGCCGAAACGGCAATATCTATCACACTTTATTAGTTTCTATTTTATTGATATTACTTTTTGAACCGTATTTTTTATTTGATGTTGGTTTTCAATTAAGTTATATCGCCTTATTCTTTATTCTTTGGTTACATCCTATTCTAAAAAACATTTATAAACCAAAGAATAAATTGACAGTTTATATCTGGGAAGCTCTCACAGTTTCTTTTGCAGCACAAATTGGCACTTTGCCTTTATGCCTTTATTATTTCCATCAATTTCCAGGCTTATTTTTTGTCACAAACATCATTATACTTCCTGTTTTATCTTTTATTATGATTGCAGGAATCGTCGTTATGATTATCGCCATTTTTACAAGTCCGCCATTATTCATTACAATGATTTTTGAAAAAAGCATTTATTTTCTAAATCTCATGATTCATATTGTAGCATCTGTCGATTCATTTGTCATTAGAGATATCAGCTTCAATTTTTATCATCTATGGGCATTCTCACTCTTTATAATTGGCACCATAATCTGGATTAAAAAACCAAGCTTTAACAAATTGACATTGATATTTACCTCAATTATTTTGATCCAAATTTCTTTTATTTTAACTAAAGTTGAAACCGAAAAAAAAGAAGAATTGATTGTTTACAATGAAAAAAGCAATACCCTTATTTCTGAACGTTCAGGAAGAAATATTACACTTTATACCCGAGATACAATTCAAAAGGACATCAATAAAAGAAATATAAATTCTTATCTCGTTGGAAACTCAATCAACTTGACTAAAATTCAAGAGATTAAAAATGTGCTTTACTTTAAAAACACTAAAATTCTAATAATTGACAGCACTAAAACTTTCTCAGAAAAAATTCAGCCAGATATTTTAATCCTTACTCAAACCTCAAAAATAAATCTGGATCGAGTGTTAGAGAATATTCATCCAAAAATTGTTATTGCAGATGGTTCTAACTCCAATTCAATTCAGAAATACTGGAAAAAAAGCTGTCTTAAAAAAAATATCCCTTTCCATTCGACAAAAGAAAAGGGATATTATCAATTTTAG
- a CDS encoding thioredoxin family protein produces the protein MPKKLLILLLFLSPFCVNSQNIIWKTDINDAVTVSAEKRIPLLIFFTAQGVSPQLQNEIFATRDFEEWSRKNVILVKLDLSDPSASDAVKEQNLMLKNAFGIEDIPQVCFSEVTVRKGKTNFNKLGLIAYTGSGVKSWISESNSIINPE, from the coding sequence ATGCCCAAAAAACTACTTATCCTACTATTATTTTTAAGTCCATTTTGTGTGAATTCTCAAAATATAATCTGGAAAACCGACATCAATGACGCTGTAACTGTGAGTGCAGAAAAAAGAATACCATTACTGATTTTCTTTACTGCTCAAGGAGTAAGTCCTCAGCTGCAAAATGAAATTTTTGCCACCCGAGATTTTGAAGAATGGTCGCGCAAAAATGTTATCCTGGTAAAACTTGATCTTTCTGATCCTTCTGCATCTGATGCTGTTAAAGAACAAAATCTAATGTTGAAGAACGCTTTTGGTATCGAAGATATTCCTCAAGTATGTTTTTCCGAAGTAACGGTCAGAAAGGGAAAAACAAATTTTAATAAATTAGGACTTATAGCCTATACAGGTTCTGGTGTTAAATCTTGGATTTCAGAATCTAATTCGATTATAAATCCAGAATAA
- the glsA gene encoding glutaminase A, translated as MKQQMIFVGLMISFIINHGYSQTILNKKNIENTLNDAFDKFKDLKEGKNADYIKELANVDPNIFGIALVTADGAVYTKGDITSMVSIQSISKVFTLAKVIEQEGSQFLQEKIGVNATGLPFNSIVAVEMHKGDKINPLVNPGAIATTSLIRGNDSVAKWKEIQKIQSDFAGRQLSINGPVYISEASDNLRNQAIAHLLLAYNRIYFDPAQATDLYTKQCALNVNVKDLATMAATLANGGVNPVTKNKVVSQTTVMYTLPVMATAGLYDNSGIWLFNSGLPAKSGVGGGILAVCPGKFGIAVISPPLDESGNSLKAQKVIQYVVEKLKANPYWIEPK; from the coding sequence ATGAAGCAACAAATGATTTTTGTTGGTTTAATGATTTCTTTTATCATAAACCACGGCTATAGCCAAACAATACTGAATAAAAAGAATATAGAAAATACGCTTAATGATGCCTTTGATAAGTTTAAAGATTTAAAAGAAGGTAAAAATGCCGACTATATTAAAGAGCTAGCCAATGTTGATCCAAACATTTTTGGTATTGCGCTTGTTACTGCAGATGGAGCCGTATATACAAAAGGCGATATAACGTCGATGGTCTCCATTCAAAGTATATCGAAAGTATTTACGTTGGCAAAAGTAATTGAACAAGAAGGGTCACAATTTTTGCAAGAAAAAATAGGGGTAAATGCAACTGGATTGCCGTTTAATTCTATTGTTGCTGTTGAAATGCATAAAGGTGATAAAATTAATCCTCTTGTAAATCCTGGAGCTATTGCAACCACGAGTCTTATTCGAGGTAATGATTCTGTCGCAAAATGGAAAGAAATCCAGAAAATTCAGAGTGATTTTGCAGGAAGACAACTTTCTATAAATGGTCCTGTTTATATAAGTGAGGCTAGTGATAATTTGAGAAATCAAGCTATTGCACATTTGTTATTGGCTTATAACAGAATATATTTTGATCCAGCCCAAGCAACAGATCTTTATACGAAACAGTGCGCATTGAATGTAAATGTAAAGGATCTCGCTACAATGGCGGCTACATTGGCAAATGGAGGCGTTAATCCTGTTACAAAGAATAAGGTGGTTAGTCAGACAACTGTAATGTATACTTTACCTGTAATGGCAACTGCAGGTCTCTATGATAATTCTGGAATTTGGCTTTTTAATTCGGGACTTCCAGCAAAGAGTGGTGTTGGAGGAGGAATATTGGCAGTATGTCCAGGTAAATTTGGAATTGCTGTTATTTCACCACCATTAGATGAATCTGGAAATAGTTTGAAAGCGCAGAAAGTGATCCAATATGTTGTAGAAAAACTTAAAGCAAATCCTTATTGGATTGAACCTAAATAG